In Anas platyrhynchos isolate ZD024472 breed Pekin duck chromosome 15, IASCAAS_PekinDuck_T2T, whole genome shotgun sequence, the DNA window CAATAAATTCTTCTGTCTCATGCCTGGATGGAGGTTTCCCTTTTTTTGCCAgttgctgttcctgagaaagcAGGGCGTATGAAGAGCTGGAAGAAACAgtgttttccaaagaaatgtCTGGCACTTAATACAGGAACAAGTTAACTGTTAACTTGAATCCAAGTTTGAGACTAAAACTGAAGAGGTTTTGTTTGCAATCTCACTCACCCACCTTACTTTTATGGCTTCAATAGAATTTTTCCTCATTAATATGTACTAAATGTAAGTCTGTTCTGCAACTTGAGGGCGGAATGGGGTGGCTGAAAATGATCTGGAACAGAAACAGTCTGCTTCTGAGAACCCAAAGCCAGCGAGAGCTCCTCTTTGAAGAGCTTTCACCTTATCCTTTCACTTCCAGCAATGCTTGCTGTGACTTATTATTACCAAGAGATTAAAAACCATCAGATGCAGAGGTGACCTTTCAAGCAAAGTACTTCCTTTACTCatgttgcaaaataaaaacaatatccTGGACGGGGCGCAAATGAATCAGTCTCTGTTGACATCATTAAAGTGTGTTTATTTAACCGGGAAAAGGCATGAAACACAATAAGCTCTTTATAATTAAATGATGTCATTTGCCTCGGTTTCTGCAGTGAATGACATGCCAATGCCCGGCGTGTCATGGAGTTGACAGGATCGCAAATCAGCGTTGCCCagtgaagtgaggaaagagttCTGGCTCCGTGACCTGCTTGAGTAACAGCGTGCGTGGCCCCTCGTTACCCCGTGTGGCAAGAAACCGGCTGCtttcagagacagaaacctTTGCACTGGGAGTCGGGGAAAATGGTGTAATAAAGGGATTGAGCTGAGAGGCGACTTTGAGCCCCTCGGAGTTGGGCTCGGGTCTCGGTTTGACAggatttggttttgctttggggactggcaaagagaaaaaagcagacCCACAAGTGTCATTtgaaaaagagtttttttttttattattttgtagaaaaaataaaacatcaagtTTCACCCACGGTAGAAACacttgaagatttttttgttcATGTCAGTGACAAGCAATACCTACATAAAGTGCCTATTatgttctcatttaaaaaaacccttcccactccccccccgccccccaaaTCTTGCAAATCAGACAAGACAAATGTAAACAAGAGTCAGTTTTTGGTCCATTGGGGCTGTAACTCTGCAACGCCTTTGCAACAGCTTAGGAGTGTCTTCTGCACGTGTTTTGCAAACACAGACAAACACACGACACAGAGCCAGAGTCCGTGCACAGCTTctcaagtaaaaacaaaacgaaacgaaacaaaaaacaaaccccaagcCCCAAGTGGATTCTCACAGGTCTCTGCCCTCCCTCCTGAGAGCGATGCCCTGGCCCCAGGCTGGGCGTTTTGGGAGGGAAAGAAACACGAGGTCTGCGCCCTCCGGGCTCATCCTCCCTCGCCACCCATCCGCCCTTTCTCTCCGTCTCTCTCCCCGGAGGAGGCTGCTCCTGGCACCCCCCCCCTGCCCTCCAAATTCTCCCCCACCGCATCCCCCTCTCCCAAAATGTGCCCCGGGGGTGGGAGCCGAGGAAAAACCGACCCACGGGAGGAGGGAGGCTGGGGAAGAAGCAAGTCCCTCTGCCCGGGTAGGCACCTGCccaccctcctgcctgcccaaaGTCACTCCGGCACCGAgcctctttccccctccctgccttccttccttctttccttccttccttcagctCTTCGGGGGGCTCCTAGCTGATCACGCAGCGATCCTTCTCCTTGCCGTGCCCGCCGCCGATGGCTTTCTCCCGGATGTACATGAGGTCGCTGTGGATGCTTGGCCGGCGGGCGAAGGGAGCCACGATGCCGTACGCCTCCTCCGTGCCTCCCCGGCCGCCCTCTTTCAGCAGCTTTTTGCCTTTCAGAGCCTTCTTGTGCAGGATGTCGCAGTACTGGACCGAGACCTTGCGGTGCAGGTCGGGGCTCATCTCGCTGGGCAGCTTGGCCATGGCGAAGAGAGCCTGGAACATCTGGTCCAGGCTGCTGTTCTTTTTGGCCGAGATCTCGAAGTAGGCGCATTTCTTGGGGTCTCCCCCCACCAGCTGCTCGATCTCCCGGGGCTGCACCTCCCGGTAAAAGTCCCGGTCGCCCTTGTTGCCGCAGATGACCAGGGGCACCTCTATGTTctccttggttttgttcttcAGGCACGACTTGGTCTCCAGGATCTGCTGCTTCAGGCGCTGCACCTCCTCGAAGGAGTCCCGGTTGTCCAGGCTGAACACCAGGATGAACACATCGCCTGGGGACAAAGCGGGGAAGTGAGACGgctgcggggacagggacacacACCGAGACCCCCCGGGAAAACCACAAAGAGACCGGGGAGAGATGGACCAGGCAGCACCAAACCAAGTCACCCACACCGTGCGCACACAAAATCCCACCTccctcctcccggggctggAAAACCCATCTCCAAAATGAACaataaccccccaaacccacccaatTTCCTCCCCGGCCAAGTACCTGTGAGGATGGAGAGGCGGCGCATGGCTGGGAAGGGGTGGTTGCCCGACGTGTCCAGGATGTCGAGCTGGTAGACCTCGCCGCGGATGCTGTAGAACTTGCGGTGGAAATCCTCGATGGTGGGGGTGTACTGCTCCTCGAAGCGGCCGGTGAGGAAGCGCGAGACGATGGCCGTCTTGCCCACCTTGGAGGAGCCCAGGATGACCATGCGGTAGCAGTTTTTGGCGGGGATGCTCAGCTCGGCCTCGCTGGGACACATCTTCTTGATCATCGCTGCCAGTTTCATTGAAGCCGGCGAAGGCGCGGCTGGCGCCGAGAGgacgaggaagaggaggaagaggaggaagaagaggaaagcaaagcgAAGGGTGCCCCGGCTGCTCAGCACCTCTCCCCCCGCTAGGAAAGGGCCGCTGTGAGCTCTGCACGGGCTCCGCAGCCGCGTTATATGGAGGTGGCAGCGACCGCCCCTCGGCGCGTCACggcccggggcggcggcggctgagTCAgtgccggccccggcccccccccttttccccgtccccccctccccgttccCATTCCCGTTCCCGGTCCTGCCCCGGCTCCGGATGCTGCAGGAGCCGGGGAGCCGCGTCCCgacccccccttccccttctccggGTCCTGGGCAGCAgacggagccccccccccccccctctccgtGCGCCCCGGGCGAGTCCCGCACGGATGGCAAAGTCCTGCAGGGATTGGGGCGCTTTTGGGGTgccggggggagaggggaggtggTGGCCAGCTCGGGGATGCAGCCCCGAGAAGGAGGGGTTTGGGTCGGGCTTTGTGGGGAAACCCCAATccgaccccagccccagcccgacCCCAGCCCCAACAGGaccccatcctcatccccagCCCtaccccagctccagccccattCCCAAAACGACCCCAGTCTCAGCCCCATCCTgaccccagccccatcctgACCCCAGCCCCATCACCAGCCCTATAGCAGAACCCcatctccagccccatccctaccccacctccagccccagcacgaccccagcccttccccagccccatctCCAACCCCAAgacgcccccagccccagcctgcccccagccccatccccatccccagccctaccccatccccaaccccaacacgaccccatccccatctccaaGACGACCCCAGCCTCAGCCCTAACACAGCCCCATTTCTACCCCATAAccatccccaaccccaagaAGACCCCATCCCCAACCTGCCCCAATCCCCATCCCTACCCCATTCCCTTCTCCATCCctaccccatccccatcccaatccctatcccattcccttctccatccctaccccatccccatccttaCCCCATCCCGACCCCATCCCCAtgcccaccccatcccatccccaccccgaccccagccccagccgcctgcagccccggctgcccccaCTAGAGCGCGGCCGAGGGCCCCGCCGGGCAGCGCAGCGGCAGCAGCCGGGCAGGGTCGGGGGCTGCTGGGCCCGGGACACAGccggagaggggagaaaaagatgCTGGCAGGGGG includes these proteins:
- the RASD1 gene encoding dexamethasone-induced Ras-related protein 1 isoform X2; protein product: MKLAAMIKKMCPSEAELSIPAKNCYRMVILGSSKVGKTAIVSRFLTGRFEEQYTPTIEDFHRKFYSIRGEVYQLDILDTSGNHPFPAMRRLSILTDPGDQVVPEEQNQGEHRGAPGHLRQQGRPGLLPGGAAPGDRAAGGGRPQEMRLLRDLGQKEQQPGPDVPGSLRHGQAAQRDEPRPAPQGLGPVLRHPAQEGSERQKAAERGRPGRHGGGVRHRGSLRPPAKHPQRPHVHPGESHRRRARQGEGSLRDQLGAPRRAEGRKERRKEGREGERGSVPE
- the RASD1 gene encoding dexamethasone-induced Ras-related protein 1 isoform X1, with protein sequence MKLAAMIKKMCPSEAELSIPAKNCYRMVILGSSKVGKTAIVSRFLTGRFEEQYTPTIEDFHRKFYSIRGEVYQLDILDTSGNHPFPAMRRLSILTGDVFILVFSLDNRDSFEEVQRLKQQILETKSCLKNKTKENIEVPLVICGNKGDRDFYREVQPREIEQLVGGDPKKCAYFEISAKKNSSLDQMFQALFAMAKLPSEMSPDLHRKVSVQYCDILHKKALKGKKLLKEGGRGGTEEAYGIVAPFARRPSIHSDLMYIREKAIGGGHGKEKDRCVIS